From the genome of Impatiens glandulifera chromosome 9, dImpGla2.1, whole genome shotgun sequence, one region includes:
- the LOC124916201 gene encoding 7-deoxyloganetic acid glucosyltransferase-like gives MEEERENPNPLPHVLIFPLPVQGPVNCMLKLAELLCLAGGITITFLNTDHNHRRLLACTDIENRFSKYPTFQFATVPDGLPEENPRSGDRFMEIFDGLEKMATPLLKKMLAPGGMSKNVNCLIADGILNFAHDVADEVGVPVIYFETISPCGLWACFCLQKLIDSGEVPFEGNDLDVLINNVPGMEGFLRRRDLPNFYRVNDLKNHPLVGKLVLENRRVPEARGLILNTFEELDGPIALAQIRCLVPNVYSIGPIHSYLKSQLAKTQSITSKDSTNSLWKEDRSCMNWLDQQPDKSVIYVSIGSLAVMEKHQVIEFWYGLVNSCRRFLWVRRPNAVIAGGDLLNEEIPDEIKKATEERGCLVSWAPQEDVISHRAIAGFFTHSGWNSTLESIVSGVPMLCWPQFFDQLVNGRMVSEIWKIGLDMKDTCDRVVIERLINELVEEGKREKFAGSANELARMAEQSIMENGSSQSNFKRLVDDIKSMVNVNL, from the exons ATGGAGGAAGAAAGGGAAAACCCAAATCCTCTTCCCCATGTTCTCATCTTCCCATTACCTGTTCAGGGACCAGTCAACTGTATGCTCAAGCTAGCCGAGCTTCTCTGCCTCGCCGGAGGAATCACCATCACATTTCTCAACACTGACCACAACCACCGCCGCCTGCTCGCCTGCACCGATATTGAAAACCGGTTTTCAAAATACCCAACATTCCAGTTCGCTACTGTTCCTGATGGTCTCCCGGAAGAAAACCCTCGATCTGGAGATCGATTTATGGAGATATTTGATGGGTTAGAGAAAATGGCGACGCCACTCTTGAAGAAGATGTTAGCTCCAGGTGGGATGAGTAAGAATGTTAACTGCTTAATTGCAGATGGTATCTTGAACTTCGCTCATGATGTTGCCGATGAAGTTGGCGTTCctgtcatttattttgaaaccaTCAGTCCTTGCGGCCTCTGGGCTTGCTTCTGTTTACAGAAACTAATTGACTCCGGCGAGGTTCCGTTCGAGG GCAACGATTTGGATGTTCTTATTAATAACGTCCCGGGCATGGAAGGGTTTCTCCGGCGAAGAGACCTTCCAAACTTCTACAGAGTCAATGACCTGAAGAACCATCCCCTCGTCGGCAAATTAGTGCTTGAGAATCGTAGAGTCCCTGAAGCTCGCGGTCTGATACTAAACACATTTGAGGAACTAGACGGACCGATTGCCCTAGCTCAAATCCGGTGTCTAGTTCCAAATGTCTATTCAATCGGCCCTATCCACAGCTACCTGAAATCACAACTCGCCAAAACTCAATCAATCACTTCAAAAGACTCAACAAATAGTCTATGGAAGGAAGACCGGAGTTGCATGAACTGGCTCGATCAGCAGCCTGACAAATCTGTGATCTACGTCAGCATCGGAAGTCTCGCCGTGATGGAGAAGCACCAAGTCATAGAGTTCTGGTACGGACTGGTGAATAGCTGCCGGAGATTCTTATGGGTCCGACGGCCTAATGCGGTGATTGCCGGCGGAGATCTGTTGAATGAGGAAATTCCTGATGAGATAAAGAAGGCAACGGAGGAGAGAGGGTGTTTGGTGAGTTGGGCGCCGCAGGAAGACGTTATATCTCATCGAGCAATTGCCGGGTTTTTTACACACAGTGGGTGGAACTCGACGCTGGAGAGCATCGTCTCCGGCGTGCCGATGCTTTGTTGGCCGCAGTTTTTTGATCAGCTGGTAAATGGCAGGATGGTTAGTGAGATATGGAAGATTGGATTGGACATGAAAGATACTTGCGATCGAGTAGTGATCGAAAGATTGATCAATGAGCTTGTGGAGGAAGGAAAAAGAGAGAAGTTTGCTGGATCGGCTAATGAATTAGCAAGAATGGCTGAGCAAAGTATTATGGAAAATGGATCTTCGCAAAGTAATTTTAAGCGTCTTGTTGATGATATAAAATCAATGGTGAACGTGAACctatga
- the LOC124914197 gene encoding MLO-like protein 8 — MAVVDSGVKTSRELDQTPTWAVAGVCAIIILISLALEKGLHKVGTWFTVKQKKALFEALEKVKAELMILGFISLLLTFSQYYIAEICIPVKVANTFLPCPLKYPAKSKLPGGARRLFSLERRILAGGKGAACKNGKVPLITVEGLHQLHILIFFMAVLHVIYSATTMGLGRLKIRGWKQWEEETLSPDYEVSNDPSRFRLSHETSFVRAHTSYWTKIPIFFYMGCFFRQFAKSVSKSDYLTLRNGFINVHLAPGSKFNFQRYIKRSLEDDFKTIVGVTPFLWASFVFFLFLNIDGWLTLFWASLIPPIIILSVGTKLQAIITRMALDISERHAVVQGMPLVEGSDKYFWFGKPKLLLQLIHFALFQNAFQITYFLWIMYKFELTSCFHDNFGLRIAKVVFGIGILFLCSYITLPLYALVAQMGTQLKRSIFDEHTSKALENWRKAALKNEQNI, encoded by the exons ATGGCGGTTGTAGACAGCGGTGTGAAGACGTCCAGGGAGCTTGATCAGACACCAACATGGGCGGTGGCCGGAGTTTGCGCCATCATCATTCTCATCTCCCTTGCTCTCGAAAAGGGTCTTCATAAAGTCGGCACT TGGTTCACAGTAAAGCAAAAGAAAGCTTTGTTTGAAGCGTTGGAGAAGGTGAAAGCAG AGTTGATGATTCTGGGATTTATTTCGTTGTTGCTGACATTTAGTCAATACTACATAGCAGAAATATGCATTCCAGTTAAGGTGGCCAATACTTTTTTGCCCTGTCCGCTAAAGTACCCGGCAAAATCCAAGCTCCCTGGCGGCGCTAGGAGGCTTTTCTCGTTAGAGCGCCGGATTCTGGCCGGTGGCAAAGGCGCCGCTTGTAAGAAt GGAAAGGTGCCGCTTATAACAGTGGAAGGGCTGCATCAGTTgcatatattgatattttttatggcAGTTCTTCATGTTATATATAGCGCAACAACCATGGGGTTGGGTAGATTGAAG ATCCGGGGTTGGAAGCAGTGGGAGGAGGAGACGTTGTCCCCTGACTATGAGGTTTCAAACg ACCCATCAAGATTCAGACTTAGTCATGAGACTTCTTTTGTGCGCGCCCACACCAGTTATTGGACTAAAATTCCCATCTTCTTCTAcatg GGATGCTTTTTCCGTCAATTTGCGAAATCGGTTAGCAAGTCAGACTATCTTACTCTTCGGAATGGATTCATCAAT GTTCATTTGGCACCGGgaagtaaatttaattttcaaagataCATAAAACGTTCGTTAGAAGATGACTTTAAAACAATTGTTGGCGTAAC TCCTTTCCTGTGGGCATcgtttgttttcttcttgttcCTCAACATCGATG GTTGGCTAACATTGTTTTGGGCATCCTTAATTCCTCCCATT ataatattaagtGTGGGGACTAAGCTTCAAGCAATAATAACAAGAATGGCACTTGACATTTCTGAAAGACACGCTGTGGTACAAGGAATGCCTCTCGTGGAAGGGTCGGATAAATACTTCTGGTTCGGAAAGCCAAAATTACTCCTTCAACTTATCCACTTCGCCTTATTTCAAAACGCCTTTCAAATCACCTATTTCTTGTGGATtatg TATAAGTTTGAGCTCACATCTTGCTTCCACGACAATTTTGGCCTCCGAATTGCAAAAGTCGTTTTTGG aattgGAATCCTCTTCTTGTGCAGCTATATCACTCTCCCACTTTATGCACTTGTAGCtcag ATGGGGACACAACTAAAGAGATCAATATTTGATGAGCATACTTCCAAGGCATTGGAGAATTGGCGTAAAGCTGCCctaaaaaatgaacaaaatatatga